GACTGGTTATATAATCCGGACTTGAAAGAATCTTTGCAAGAGTTGTCTTTGCAAATTGAACTGAAAGAGCTTTATAAGTTGTATGATTTAATATTGGCGAGTCGGCAACGACTCAATACTCAAATAAACAAGCAGACAATGTTTGAAGAAATTTTAATAAAGTGGCTTGAACTTAATCTGGTTAAATAACCATGGCAGAATCCGCGCCCAGGCAAGGGATATTGACTGTTTCAATTAAGGATAAAAGCGCTTTATATGCAGCCTACATGCCGTTTGTTATAAACGGAGGCTTGTTTATTCCCACTAACCGGGACTATGACATGGGGCAGGAAGTCTTTCTATTACTTAATTTAATGGAAGAAACCGAGCGGTTACCGATAGTCGGAAAAGTAATTTGGAAAACACCGCCTCGATCAGGCAGTTATCGAACCAGTGGTATTGGTGTGCAGTTTAGTGATCAGGATGGTGGTGTCGCACGAAATAAAATAGAAACCTATTTGGCGGGCGTTTTAACGTCTGACCGATCAACCCACACTATGTAACTCTCTCATTCATGTTAATTGACTCACATTGCCACTTGGATCGTATTGATCTGAAACCTTATCAAAATGATTTTTCTTGTTTTATGCAGGAAGCAGAAGCGAATCAACTTGAGCACTTATTGTGTATTGCTATCGATTTGGAGTCTTATCCGGCCATGTTGGATTTGGTAGCAGGTTATTCAAAAATATCCGTGACGGTTGGTGTGCATCCAAATGTTCAGGATTGCAAAGACCCTGGTGTTGATGAGTTAATTGCTTTAGGGCAGTCCGACAAAGTGCTTGGTATAGGTGAAACGGGCCTGGATTATTTTCGTAGTGAAGGTGATTTGAGTTGGCAGCATCAACGTTTCAGAAATCATATTAATGCGGCAAAAAGTTTAAAAAAACCGTTAATTATTCATACCCGCGAGGCCAAGGAAGATACTTTACGCATTCTCAAAGAAGAAGGTGCCGGCGAGGTTGGGGGAGTTATTCACTGCTTTACCGAAGATTGGGAGTTTGCCCAGCAGGCGCTGGATTTGAATTTTTATATTTCTTTTTCCGGTATTGTTACGTTTAACAATGCCACGGTAATCAAAGAAGTGGCAAAAAAAGTACCTGCTGACCGTTTTCTTATTGAAACAGATTCGCCCTATTTGGCTCCGGTACCTTTTCGTGGCAGACCAAATTATCCAATTTATGTGCGCTATGTGGCAGAGCAGATAGCTGATTTGCGAGGTATGCCAGTAAATAAAATAGCCGATCTGTCAACCAGGAATTTTTATGATTTATTTTAATTATGTTGATTTGCGGCAGGGTTAAAAAATAGTAAAAAATGGCGAACTACCGCTAAGTTCTTCTTAGTAAGGCAAATTAGTTGCTGGGCCTTGTATTAACAACTCCATACTTGAGAGTAATCGTGTAAAATACCGTTAGACGCGTGAAATAAAAAAACATTTTGATGTTATTTAGACTATTTTATACCTATGCGGACCGGTTGGGATATTGATCATTGATCATTTGGGATTGACATCTGTCCCCATTCTACTTTACAGTTGTGTCCGCAAAACAAGTATGTAACCAAATATAATTATTAATATAACCCTTCGGAGCACTTATCATGGCAAAAGCATTAATTCAAATGGCATTAGATTCACTGGATTTTGACGCAACAGTAGGCCTTGCTACATTGGTAGCACCTTATGTTGACATTTTTGAAATTGGAACTCCTTGTATCAAACATAATGGCATCAATCTGGTTAGAGAACTAAGAGAAAGATTTCCGGATAAATTGTTGTTGGTTGATCTTAAAACAATGGATGCTGGCGAATACGAAGCAACTCCATTCTATGCAGCAGGCGCTGATATTGTTACTGTTCTTGGTGTATCAGGTCTGGCAACTTGCCAAGGCGTGATCAAAGCAGCTAATGCTCATGGCGCAGAAGCTCAAATCGATTTGATCAATGTTGACGATAAAGTAGCTTGTGCAAAAGCAACTGCAGAAGCCGGCGCTCAAATCATGGGTATTCATACAGGTCTTGATGCTCAGGCAGCAGGTCACACTCCTTTTGCTGATTTGAATGATATCGCAGCATTAGGTTTGCCTGTAAGAATTTCAGTAGCGGGCGGCATTAAAGCATCAACAGTACAAGATGTTGTTAGAGCCGGTGCAAGCATTGTCGTAGTTGGCGCAGCCATCTATGGTGCAGCATCACCTGCTGATGCAGCACGTGAAATTCGTGAATTGGTTGACGCCGTATAATTATGCATCAGCAACTTATCATAGAAAAGATTTCAGGTATTCTTGAAGCAACCGATGATACGTATGATGTTAAGCTGACCCACTTGCTTGATAATGCTAAACGCGTGTTTATCGCAGGCGCTGGACGGTCCAAACTGGTTGGCAATTTTTTTGCCATGAGATTGGTACATGGCGGTTACGATGTA
Above is a window of Methylobacter sp. S3L5C DNA encoding:
- a CDS encoding PilZ domain-containing protein — protein: MAESAPRQGILTVSIKDKSALYAAYMPFVINGGLFIPTNRDYDMGQEVFLLLNLMEETERLPIVGKVIWKTPPRSGSYRTSGIGVQFSDQDGGVARNKIETYLAGVLTSDRSTHTM
- a CDS encoding TatD family hydrolase, translated to MLIDSHCHLDRIDLKPYQNDFSCFMQEAEANQLEHLLCIAIDLESYPAMLDLVAGYSKISVTVGVHPNVQDCKDPGVDELIALGQSDKVLGIGETGLDYFRSEGDLSWQHQRFRNHINAAKSLKKPLIIHTREAKEDTLRILKEEGAGEVGGVIHCFTEDWEFAQQALDLNFYISFSGIVTFNNATVIKEVAKKVPADRFLIETDSPYLAPVPFRGRPNYPIYVRYVAEQIADLRGMPVNKIADLSTRNFYDLF
- the hxlA gene encoding 3-hexulose-6-phosphate synthase produces the protein MAKALIQMALDSLDFDATVGLATLVAPYVDIFEIGTPCIKHNGINLVRELRERFPDKLLLVDLKTMDAGEYEATPFYAAGADIVTVLGVSGLATCQGVIKAANAHGAEAQIDLINVDDKVACAKATAEAGAQIMGIHTGLDAQAAGHTPFADLNDIAALGLPVRISVAGGIKASTVQDVVRAGASIVVVGAAIYGAASPADAAREIRELVDAV